Genomic window (Methanoculleus thermophilus):
GAGACGATTGCCGTGAGGTGATCTTTGTCGTAGAGGCGAACGGGAGCATTGACCACACCTCTCGTCATGAGGGCGACCGGTGGAAAATATTTGCTTGTGATCGACCCGATCTGCTCAAACTCCATCTGCTCGACGAGGTACTGCAGGGCAATACTCCCGACGAGACCGCTTCCAGGAAACCCGATCAGCACTGTTTTATCGGTGCCGGAAAGCGCTCTTGATATGACCTTTATATCGTCCATGGGGATCAACCACTCACTTCCGGATTAATTTAACATAGTTGGGTGTCCCTTAAAAATATTATGCAGGAATACCAGATCAAGCGCGGATACACGAAAACTCTTGCAGAATCCATGGTTCAGGGTCTCCGTGACCAGTTTGGGGTTGAACCCACAGTGTCGGAGGATGGCCATTACATAATCTCCTACGGAGCGCTCCTGCGCCTTGAGGTCTGGCTGGGATCGGGAGGCAAGACCCTGATCGTCGATACTGAGGCGGATAAAACCGCCGACGATGAGACGATCCTCGAGACCAATCGCCGGTTCCGGAACTACCTCCAGCAGGTGACCGGGTACACGACAAAAGAACGGGCGAAGAAGGCTCAGCAGGCCGTGAAGGGGACGGAGTAACCGCTCCTCTTTTTGATCGGGCATCTCTTCTTTTTGCGGGCAATACATCCCTGCCCGCCGTTTTGGTGCAGTCGCATGAACCCATGCGTGGATTTCGGGGTGATATTACGCTTGGGGGAACGACATCCCGCAGGAATGGGGTTCGAGCACCGTTAGGTGCGAGGTGGGGTTGGCGGGGAGTGCGATGTTCTGGAGTACGACGCCCTGAAAATTTTGGTTGTTCAAGAGTCATCTACCGGACAGCGGCCTTCATTCTTATCTCATGTCAGGTCTTCTGCCCCGGCTCCATCGTCGACACTCCATGAAGCGCCAAGGAACGTGGGGGATGGGACGTTTAAAGAATCTTGCTTGAAAAAAGTAAAAAACGTGGGTGTTTTACTCGATCACTATCGCCGGCTTGAAGGGCAGGGCCCCCGACGCCTTCGGGTGTGTGCTCTCTTCAGCGTTCTGGACCGTGACCGGCACGCCGAACTCGTGCTCCAGGAACGCCCGTGCACCCTCAAGGATCGCCTGCTCATCGAGGGTCGCTTCTTGCAGTTGTTTCACGAGGTCGGGCGGCAGTTTCAGGACGAATTTCGTGATCTGCTTTGCGGCATCCGTCGCCTCGCGGCCGCGCCTGCGCATATCCTCGTTCTGCATGATATCGCGCATCACCCGGGTCTTGTCGGTCGATGCGGCGATGATCCGGAATGCCTCGTGCTTCCAGGCCGGGGCAACGAAGAGCTTGATGGACGTGGGTTCCATCGGGATCAGCTTCCGGATCGACTCAATATCCTCGACGGTCCGTGCGAGAAGCTCCTCGGCGAGTTCGACCTCCGGGCTGATCAGGCTCTCGTCCGCCACCGGCCACGGTGCAAACGAGACCATGCCCTCCCCGCCGATATCGCTCCAGAGCGCTTCACAGGTGTATGGGATGAAGGGGGCGAGCAGCCGTACCCAGGTGCGGCAGAGATCCTGCATCACGGCCCCGCCGTTTGCACCCTCGGGCAGGCGGCGGCGGTACCACTTCAGGTCGGCCTCCACGCCGAAGAACGCCTCCTGCAATGCCTGCCGGGTCTGGAACGACTCGAGCGCCGCTGAGGTGCTCATGATACGGTGCTGAAGCCTGCTCATGAGCCAGGCATCGATATCGTAGGCGCCTTCTGCAACCTTCGCCTCGTTAACGGTGTTCCAGAACCGCTCGATCTGCTTTTTGGTCGAGGAGACGAGTTCGTTACGCCAGTCAAAGTCCTGCCAGGGCTCTGCGCTTCCGACAAGGAACATCCTGACGGTATCGGCCCCGAACTCCTTCAAGGCGTCTTCGAGCAGGAAGACGTTGCCCTTGCTTGAGGACATCTTCGCCCCGTTCAGGAGACCCATGCCGAAGACCACCATGCCCTTCGGCTGTAGTTCCTGTGGGAAGAGTGCCCGGTGGTGGAAGAGCTGGAACGTGAGGTGATTCGAGATGAGATCTTTTGCCGAGAACCGGTATTCATAGGGATACCAGTAGAGGAACTCGTTCCTGATCCTGTCGAGCGTCTCCCGATCGACCGTCTGGGGGTTCCCTTTGCCGAGGAAGATGTAATCAAAGACCTCCGGCGTCAGGTTCTCCGGCGGGATGGCCCTGAGGTGATGAGAGATTGTGTAGTAGGCCATGTAGATCGTCGAGTCGGAGAGCGGCTCGATGATCCAGGTCGGATCCCAGGGGAGTTTCGTGCCGAGCCCCACCCGCCGGGTGCAGGCCCAGTCCTTCAGCCAGTCGACAGTCCTGTCGAACTCAGCCCGGACCTCGGGCGGGACGAGCGCCATCCGCTCGAGCTGGGTCTTCACCTGCTCCTTCCAGCACGGGTCGCTATACTCCAGGAACCACTGGTCGTGGAGGATCTTCACAAAGACCCTGCCGCCGCACCGGCAGATCACCTGGCGAGTATCGAACTCGTACATCGGAATGGAGCCGTAGCGCTCGATCATCAACGCCGCAACGTCATCCCGTGCCTCGCGAACCGGTTTCCCGCCGTATTTCTCAAAGACCTTCCCCCGGGAGAACTCCGCGCTGTAGATCTCCTGGGTGAGCGCCTCCATCCCGGGGTCGTTCTGGTCGCGGATGCCCGCCCGCTCGACCGCGTCCTTTGCCGGGATCTCGCCGTAGCCCTCGACGGAGATGAGCGGAATCGGCTGGATGGACGTGTACTTCCCCTGCTGCTGCAGGTCGCGCAGAGCTATGTAGTCGAAAGGCGCGTGGGCGGGAACGCTCATGACGATGCCCGTACCCATGTCCGGGTCGACGAATGTCGCCGGGAGAACGGGGACGTCGCCGCAGAGTGGGTGAGAGACGGTCTGGTCGATGAGCGCCGTTCCGGGGATGTTCTCCTTCACCCAGACCTCGTGGTCCTGAAGGCCGAGTTTCGCCGCCGCCTCGGCACTCAAGATCCACTCCTCGCCGTCGATCGTCGCCCGCACGTAGGTGACGGCAGGGTTCACCCAGAGGTTTGTCACGCCGTAGATCGTCTCGGGCCGAAGGGTTGCGCATGGGATCTTCGCGTCGCCCCACTGGAAGATCACCAGGGTGAACTTGATGATCTCGGCCTTGTCGCCCTCAAGGAGGTCGTGATCGCCGACCGGGTTCTCACACTGAGGACAGTACTTGACCGGGTGAGCTCCTTTGACGACGTGATCCTTCTCGTGCAGGTGTTTGTACTGCCACTCGATGAACTTGCTGTACTGGGGATCGACGGTGATGAACCGCCGCCGCCAGTCGATCGAGAGCCCGCACTTCTGCATCACCCGCTGATACTCCTCAGAGAAGTATCGGACGATCTCCATCGGGTCGATAAATCGGTCGAGGGTGTCCTGCGGCACCCGGTAGAGGTCGCGGTACAGCCGGATTGTCTTTTCATCCCCGTTCGCGATCCTCTTTGATATCCCGATGACCGGGGTGCCGGTGACGTGGAACGCCATCGGAAAGAGGACCTGTTTCCCCTTCATCCGCTGGTAACGGGCGATGACATCCGGAACGATGTAGGTTCGCCCGTGCCCGACGTGCATCGCCCCGCTGGGATACGGGTATGCCACGGTCAGGTAATACTTCTCCTTCTCTGCCGGATCGGCCTCGAATGCGTGCTCCCATCGGGAGATGCACTCCAGCTCGTTACTTTGCATGTCCAGTCCGCTCACTCTATGCCTCCAGATACTGGTTTTCTATCTCTTTTTCTCTGCCTCATACCGGCCGCAGCCGGATTATCTCGCCATCGTTGTAGCGCTTGATCATTTCCTGGGCGATGGTGCTGTTCTTTGCAAGGAGAATGTCGCCTTCTTCGTTTACCGTAGCCGTGAAGAGATACTCTTTTCCGGCGAAGACATCGACGATCTTGCCCTTATTCTCCGGGGAAACGATGGTCAGTTGTTTCTTGTCGATGCGTATCTTGATGCCGCCGCCAAGGTGTACCTCCTCCTCGACCGGCCGTTTTGCCTCCAGTTCGCTCCGTGGCCGAATATCGATCCCGATACCGAGTTTGTTCACGATCGCCGAGACGTTCTTGCCGCCCTTTCCGATTGCTGCAGGGACGTCCTTATCGTCGATATAGACAACAGCTTTGTTGTCGCTGATGATCCGGACCTCGACCGGACCGTTCGTATACCGCCCGATCTCGCGCTGAACCTCTTTTTCAGCAACTTTCCAGGAGACGTTCTCCTCGGGCCCGGCCGGCGGGGCGGCTGGCTGCTCCGCGGGGAGTGCCGATTCCGCGCTGGTCCTCGCCGTAAGCGGCATCACCAGGGTCTCACCCTCGTAGCGGAAGATCTCGATCTCTGGCTCCCGCCGCGAATGCTCGCGAACGACGATGACCGGGCGGACGTGGGTGTCGCCGGGCATGCCCTCTGGCGCCTTGATCGTCAGTTCAAGGTCGTAAATCTTTGAGATCTTGCCCTGAACGACATAGATGATGGTGTTGATGATCTGTGGCAGGATACTGTAATCTACGCGGTCACAGAACCGTCGGAGGCAGTCGTGTACCTCCATTGCATGCACCACTCCAACCATACCCATTCCGGCAAGGCGCATATCGGCATAGACGCTGAAGTCCTCGTTCTTGCGGATCTCGTCAAAGACGACGTAATCGGGTCGGACAAGCAGGAGAGCCTCGGCAGTGTTCATCATGCTGCCTTCAAGCGCCGTGTACTGGGTGATGTGATCGGGCACCTGCAGGTCACGCGGGGCCTCCATCGTCTTTACGATGAAGTCGTTATCGGCAAGGAACGTCGCAAGACTCTGGGCGAGCGTGGTCTTACCCGCGCCCGGAGGACCTGCTATCAGGACACCGCGCCGGTTTCCGAGAATCCGCTTCTTGATCTCCGGTGCCATATCGTAATCGTCAAGCGAGAGATCGACGAGCGGACGTACCACCGTAATCTCCATCCCGTCCGAGAAGGGTCGCCGGGCGATCGAGATCCGGAGAGATCCGATCTGGGCGACCGTAATCCCACGCTTCTCGAGTTCGATGAACCCGTCCGGGTCACGCTTTGCCCGCTCAAGAAGTTCCTGCGCCATGATCCGGAGTTCATACTCGGTCATCGGGGTATCCCGAAGAGTGACCAGGCGAATGTCCCGGAGTTTTCCGATCTTTGCCATCGGCAAAGCACGCTCTTTCAAGGTGATCGCGGTCGTCTCCTCGTCGAAGAACTGGTCTATCGAGAGCGGTGAGAAATCGCCAACCTGCGGCTTTAAGTAGACGACGTCAAGCCCTTTTGCCTTTGCAACCTCTGCCTGCACGAGGTCGCTTGTGATGAACCGGGCATCGTGCTCGATGGCGACGTTCCTGATCAGGGCGTCTATCTCGCCTCCGCTGGAGAGTTTCACCTGGTCGAGGCTCGGGCGGTCTCCGGCAAACTGGAGATCAATGATCTTTTCCTCCGACATCCGGAAGAGTTCCTGGAGTTCGGTCAGACCGGAAAATCCTATCTCCCGCCCCTGATTTGCCTGTGCCTCCAGTTCGGCGACGACGGCTTCCGGTATGATTATTGTTGCGCCCTTATATTCTCCGGTTTTTATCATCGATGTTATGCGTCCGTCTATTACGACGCTGGTATCGGGTACAATTTTCATAAAAAATCACCATAGTAATGAAGTCATTCACCCTTATTAGCGTATACCTTCTCCGGATCAAAGACTATTCCGGCGATCTCTTCACCATCGATCGTTCGGTAGAAGCATGAGGCATGCCCGGTATGGCAGGCTGCGCCGGACTGCTCAACCTCATACAGGATCGCATCCGCGTCGCAGTCGACAAGCATGCGCGAGATGCGTTGGACGTGCCCGCTCTCTTCTCCTTTCTTCCAGATCTTCTGTCTGCTCCGACTGTAGTAGTGTGCGTATCCAGTTCGTTTTGTAAGGTCCAGCGCCTCGGCGTTTGCGTAAGCGAGCATCAGAACCTCACGAGTTCGCTTCTCCTGCACGATGACAGGTACCAATCCATTCTTGAACTGTATCTCCATATTGGTTCACATTCCTGCTAGGATCTTCATGATCTCAAAGAGGATATCACCCATGAATAGTGCAGTCAGGAATCCCGCCGTGATCGGTATGATGAACGGAATGCCATACGATATCCAGACCTTGCCGGCCTTTCGGTAAAGTGCAAGTTCCTTCTGGTAGTCCTCGGGGTGCAGCCTGAGGTCTTTTGTATATCGACGTTCTCCCCGAGTCATTCGCCCAAGCGACTCCGTAAAGCCAACGAATCGTCGGACAATCTTGCCGTCCTCTTCCCTGATATCTTCCATGACAAAGCCGAACTCGTTCTGGATCTTCTTCCCGTCGACGGGAAAGCCGAGGAAGAGGCAGGGGAGCGGAGCCCGGTTCCCCTCTATCAGGTTCTTCGCGAGTATTGCAAAGGGTGCCGCGATGTTGATCAGCACGGCGTTCGTCAGCACGGTGAATGGGAAGAACCCAAGCGGTGAGATGCCGAAGTACGGCTCGATCGGAGATAACGGGATGCATGCGGTGATGATGATGAGGGCATACGCATCCGCTCCTCCAAAAAGGCCTTTAGCCTGAAATAGGTAGAAAAACCCACAGAAGACTGCGACCAGAACGAGGTAACCTGCTGCCGTCCGCCAATCTGCAAGGAGGATCTGTCCGTATACCCAGAGTGCCGCAGGAATCGCAATCGCGAGTGCTGGCCGCCAGGTTCTGTGGGGTACCCGGCGATCTCTTGCATCCAGAACAGACGCATATATGAGCGTGGCGCCTATTGCAACCGTTGCAATGATGAGCGGGATGGCGATCACGGGCGAAAGCGTCATGGGATAGTACCCTATTCACTTTTTATTTCTTATTTCTGGCGATCTCACTTCACAGCGGATCCTGGTTCTTTCTATGCGGTCTTTGGGATAAATCTGAAGGCCTTCCTTTTGGCGTGGCGATCATGGGTTCTCTCTCGGCCCTGTTGTGGCACCTTTCTTCTCCTGATTCCTTCCTGATGTAATCATACGAATCAGGTGTTTACAGTCCGTTTTATTCTTATTTTTAAGATATTATCATCTATACGCGAGATACATTTTAGCAAGATATTAATAATAGCATAGTGATGTGGTATATTGCGGTAGAGCGGAAGTGTTCCACTTATCCTGCGCAATAATACCTTACCTGAAGATATCCATGGAAATAGTCGATCTCATGGACGAGATCCTTCAGCAGTCGACGTGTGAAGGGTGCTTTGATCTTGAGGAGTTGCTGCGCTATAGTAACGTCCATTCTCTGACCGGAATGGGGGTCACGAGAGAGAAGACACATACATTTTTCCTGATTCTCTCTAATGGCGAACCGAACGGCGCCATTCTTGTCGATGACAAGGGGACGCTCTTCGGGGACTCGGCCGTTCTGCGCCTGACCGGCGAGGAGAAGTTCGCACTCTATCTCATAGCGCCGGTGATCGCCGATGCGCTGATTGCCCGTTGCAGGATCTTTGAGACGAGTCATTTAAAGAAGAACGGCCGTCTTGATATCCCGACGATTGGTTCGCCTACCCGACAACGAGTGGGAGTCCTCTGTCTGACCGTCCGCGACAACCACTCGCCTCTCGCCGGCGCTCATGTCTCGATCCGGAAGGGAAAACTTGTCATCACGAGTGATGTGACGGATTCCCAGGGGAGAGTTTGCTTTCGACTGTTGAACGGGCGCTATATGTGTGTGATCGCGGATCGATCCGGGGAGCGAAGACGGTGCATCATCGACTTCCATGATCCTCAGGTAGAAACGTCTGTTGATGTTGGGGGCACAGAGGATGAGAACGGGTGAAGATGAAGAACGTGAATTGATTGCATCGGTCAGAAGTCTCCTTGCACAATCAGGGGGATCACAACCCGGCAGGGAAGAGGTTACAGCGGGGTCGCACGGCTCCGCTCCACCATCTCAAGAGAGTGATACAGAAGATCAAGGGGAGTCGGCCCCGGTCATGGATCCTGGTCCTGGCGGAGAGGAGATGCGTGAGCATTCTCCTGGCCCGGTCTTGAGAGGGGCCGATATCCGTTCAATCATCGGCTCGGTGATGAGTTCAGAAGATACCAGGGGGCGGCGCACAACTGCTGATGAGGATCCTGTCCGGGCACTCCTCAACCGGCTCGAGAGGTCGGGGAGGGAGACTGATAAGGAGCGTACGGTCACCCCTTCGCCGATGAGCAGTGATACAGGGCCGAAGGCTGCACCCTCTTCACCCGGGCATCGTGATCCCTTTGGTATCCTCAACCGGGTGAGAGGGATGAAAGAGGCCGGCGAGGCCGGGGAGATGGAGGCTGAAGGGCCCGGGTCCGAAGATCTCCCCGATGGGGTGATATCGGTCGAGGAACTCGGGAGCCTGGCAGACCTGATCCTCCCGAAGAGTGCGACGTTTGCTGTCGAAGAACTGAGTATCAACCGCAACGAGCACAATTTCGACTTCGTCGACAACGCCCGGGTCGTCTCGGAGTTCGATGACCTCTTCTCCCAGGCACTCTCCTCCACCGCGTTTGCCGAGGCCGCGGCGGAGGTGGCGTCTCCCTCCGAAGAGGTTCCAAAGCCCCGGTTCGGGTTCCTCCAGAAGCTCCGTCCACTTCGTCCAGAGATGGAGATCGAGGAGTACAACCCTGCCGTCCACGGGCCACTTCTCGATCTTTCAATGCGCCCCTCCCCGGGAGTGGAAGAGATCGAACTCTACCCGGTAAACGAACCATACGCCTACGTCAGGGTCATCTACGACAGCGCAACCCATGAGTACACCTACTGTGTGCTTGAGCCTGAACTCACGCCTGCGGAGCGGGAACTCTTCCTGGAGATCAAGGAGCGTCTCTTTGAGACGCTCAATATCACCACCCGTGACCTCACACGCGAGGCGGCACGCAAAGCGCTTCGCGACGCGGCAAACAGAATCATCGCCGATTACGGGATCCATCTTGATGCGGTGGGGCGGGAGAAGGTTCTGTATCACGTGGAGAAGGAGTTCCTCGGCGACGGATTGATCGACCCGGTGATGCACGACAAGTACATCGAGGATATCTCGTGCGACGGCGTGAACTGCCCAATCTTCGTCTACCACACCACATACGAATCGATGAAGACGAACCTTCTCTACCACGACGCGGCGGAACTCGACTCGTTTGTTGCCAAACTCGCGCAGCGGGCCGGGAAGTACATCTCGATTGCTGAACCGATGCTGGACGCCACGATGAGCGATGGGTCGCGTATCCAGATGACGCTCGGCTCGGAGGTGACCGCCCACGGTTCAACGTTCACGATCCGGAAGTTCCGCGAAGAGCCGATCACGCCGACGGATCTCATCGAGTGGCACACCTTCTCACCGCTCGGGATCGCCTTCATCTGGCTCGCGGTCGAGAACGGCAAGTCCTGCATATTTGCAGGCGGTACGGCGTCCGGAAAGACCACGACCCTGAACGCTATATCGCTCTTCATCCCGCCGCTTGCAAAGATCGTCACCCTCGAGGATACCCGTGAGTTGAAACTCCCTCACCCGAACTGGATCCCGAGCATCACCCGAGACTCGTTCTCGCAGGACGGGCGGGGCGAGATCGATATGTACGAACTCCTGCGTGCCGCCCTCCGGCAGCGCCCGGAGTATATTCTGGTCGGCGAGGTCCGTGGCCGTGAGGCCTTGACCCTCTTTCAGGCGATGAGCACCGGGCACGTCACCTACGCGACGATGCACGCCGACTCGGTAGCGAGTGCCGTCCACCGTCTGGAGAACCCGCCGATCAACGTGCCGAGGAACATGCTCTCTGCCCTCTCCCTGATGTCCATCCAGGTGCAGGCCCGGGTGGGGGGCCAGCGGATCCGGCGGAACAAGCAGCTCATCGAGATCCTGGATATCGATCCCCGGACGAACGAACTGATCACGAACGAGGTCTTCCGGTGGCATCCCGCGACCGACGAGATTCGTTACTCGGGCAAATCCTACATCCTCGAGCAGATCATGGAGGACCGGGGATGGAGCGAGGAGCGGATGCAGGAAGAACTGAAGCGGCGTCAGGAGGTGCTTGAATGGATGCGCATCAAGAAGATCCGGCATTTCCGCGATGTAAGCAAGGTCCTTGTCTCCTACTTCCGCGATCCGGAGGGGGTCATCGAACGCGTCCGTTCTGACCTTTATGGTGGGATGGTGAGGCAGCATGAATAGTTATGAGCGGTTCTGCTTCAACCTGATCGGCCGTGACTTAAAGGAGAAGCGTGGGGAGTTCATCAAGCTCAGAAACGATCTCGTGGGGGCCCGGATGAACACACCCTTTGAGGCCTACCTTGCGACCGCTTACGTCTCCTCGGTCATTGTTGGGCTGGTCGCTGCGGTAATCATCGGGCTTCTGACTTATCTTCTGCGGGTCCCCGAGATGATCACCTACCGGGGAGCGGTCCCGGAGTTCCTCTACGCGTTAAACGACTACAAGCTCCTCCTTGGGACCATCATCATCACGCTCATCTCCCTTGCGATCTTCGGAGGGATAACGTACCTGGTCTTCCTCCTCTACCCCGGGATACGGGCCGGGGAGCGCCGCAGGAACATCGATGCCACACTCCCATACGCCATCAACTACATCACCGCGATGTCTTCGGCCGGGATCACTCCCGCGGAGGTCTTCCGGCTGCTCGGTCAGAGCACGATCTACGGCGAGAGCGCCGTCGAGGCCCGATATATATCCCGGGAGACGGATTTCTTCGGCAAAGACCTCCTTGATGCGCTTCGGACGGTCTCTCAGGCGACGCCGAGCGAGCGGATGCGTGAATTCCTGCAAGGAGCCGTCGCGAGCATCTCGAGCGGGAGTAATCTAACGGAGTATTTCCGCACCAAGGCTCACCAGTATACGCTCGAGAACAATCAACAGCAGAAGACATTTCTGGAGACGCTCGGGCTGATCGCAGAGTCCTACGTCACTGCGATGGTCGCCGGCATGCTCTTTTTGATCATTCTGCAGTCGGTGATGACGATCCTCTCGGGCGACTCAAACCCGCTCTTCCTCTACATCATCATCTACCTGATCATCCCGTTCGGGAGCGTGATGTTCATCATTCTGATCAGTTCCATGACCCCGGAGGTGTGATATGGGGTTCAAAGAGATTATCGATGACTTTCTGAACCGATTGCCGGGCCAGGACCGAACGACGGGCGGCGCGGCGGCGGACGCCCTGGTGTCCGAGTCGTTTGAGGAGCGGGAAGAGGAGATCTTCGGCCGGATAGAGAACTGGCGGAAGTATCAGGAAGGGTTTTACCGGTTCCTCAAGCACCCGCTTAGAGTTATGGCGGAAGAACCCCTCACCGTCCTCTTCATCTCCATCCCAGCTGCCCTCCTCCTCTTTGCCGGCGGATTTATGAGCCTGGTCCTCTCCTACGGCGTCGGCGTCCTCTTTTCGACGACGATGATCGACGATGTCTTTGTCTTCTCGCTCCTCATCGCCATCGTGCCGCTTGCAATCCTCGACCTCAAGGAGTCGCTGCGGGTATCAAGCATCGAGGCATCCCTCCCGAACTTCTTCCGGGATGTGGCCGGGATGAACGACTCGGGCATGACCCTCCCGCATGCAATCCATATCGTCTCGGAGGGGGAGTACGGGGCGCTCACGCCGCACATCCGTAAACTCGACACCGAGATGTCCTGGGGCGTCCCGTTCGTCGAGGCCATTCGCCGATTCGGGAAGGCCGTGAACACCCCGCTCACCGAACGGAGCGTCGACCTGATCGCCCACGCGAGTTCGGCCGGCGGCGACGTGAGCGAGGTGCTGCGGGCTGCGGCACACGATGCCTACGAGTTCTTCAACCTGAAGATGGAGCGGAGAAACGGGATGATGATCTACATGATCATCATCGTTATGTCGTTCTTCGTCTTCCTCTTCGTCATCGGGGTGCTCTCAAGCACGTTCCTCACCACGATGGCGGAGGCGGGGACGGCGGTTGCGGCCTCGGGTTCGACCCAGACATTCATGGGGACCGTAGACCTCTTCCTCTACAACCGCCTCTTCTGTCACGCCGCACTGATCCAGGGGTTCTTCTCGGGACTCGGGGCCGGGGTCATGGGCGAGGGCCGGGTGCTCGCCGGTCTGAAGTACTCGGCGATCATGGTGCTGATCGCCTGGATCGCGTTCCGGTTCTTTATCTGAGGGCCGGGACGGGTTTTCTCTTTTTGCGGTGGTAAAAGAGGTTTGGATATCTGTATCTTCACCCGAATTCTATCTCACGCTTCAGACGTGGCGTCCGTTGCATCCAGAAAATATGCCATAATCGCATCCATATCCACGTGCTCCTCAAAGTGCCGGGCCAGATTGTCGTAGGCCGCCTCAATCCCGAGGGTGCCTCCGTCGATCTCCGTGACCGGTTCAAACGGCACGCCCCGCCGCTCTGCGAGGTAGGCGAGGAGGGCGTTTGCCGCACCGGGGTTCTGGAAGAGCCCGTGCATGTATGTCCCAAAGACCAGGCCGTCGGGGGTCGAGGCCCCTTCCCCGGAGAACGCCTCGGGGAGGCCGTTCCGT
Coding sequences:
- a CDS encoding type II secretion system F family protein, with product MGFKEIIDDFLNRLPGQDRTTGGAAADALVSESFEEREEEIFGRIENWRKYQEGFYRFLKHPLRVMAEEPLTVLFISIPAALLLFAGGFMSLVLSYGVGVLFSTTMIDDVFVFSLLIAIVPLAILDLKESLRVSSIEASLPNFFRDVAGMNDSGMTLPHAIHIVSEGEYGALTPHIRKLDTEMSWGVPFVEAIRRFGKAVNTPLTERSVDLIAHASSAGGDVSEVLRAAAHDAYEFFNLKMERRNGMMIYMIIIVMSFFVFLFVIGVLSSTFLTTMAEAGTAVAASGSTQTFMGTVDLFLYNRLFCHAALIQGFFSGLGAGVMGEGRVLAGLKYSAIMVLIAWIAFRFFI